GCTGATAACATTCTTCTGTATCATGTCCTCGCTCTCGATGAAATTTGCAATACTTGCTAGAAAATTTCTTAGCTGCTGTGAACCTCGTGTGATGAGGCCACTTCAGTATATCAGACTTTTCTACAGTCAATAGCGCCTTGGTTCGGGTTGTATTCAAAGGTGTATATCTGTGATATTTCGGTCGGTAGGGAGGATCTCGACCTCGATCTACCTGCTTTCCATCTTTCCCATGATCCTGCTCGCGGGTCCTTACATTACCCATCCACTCTCCATCCTTCATCGCATTCATTTCCTCCtcgttaatatatttttgcgCCAAGCGCATCAATTGTTCGACATTGGTCGGCGGGTCTCTTGCCAGAGCAGAGGCAAAAGGTCCTTTTTTCAACCCGTGAATAAGGATGCTCACCATCATGTCAATTCTTAAATCTTGGACCTCCAGAGTCTCGTTATTAAATCTccccatgaaattttttatggtctcattttctttctgcCTGATGGTGAATAGATAGGTCGCTGacctcttttgttttcttttgctcGTAAAATGAAAAACGAATTTTTGTACCAACTGTTCGTGTGAGATTCAATACCCCGCCGGCAAACTTGTAAACCACTCTTGCGCCTTCCCCGTCAAGGTTGTCACAAACAGTTTTGCTTTAATAGATTCCGTTTGTCCGTAAAGATTCATCACTAAATCAAAAGCGGACACATGCTCTTGCGGGTTCTTCAAACCGGCATATTTCTGTAAATCTGGcattttaaaagttgcattTACAACTTCACTCAGAATCCTATTGCAGAACGGTGAGTGCTTGTTCTGAGTGACTAATTCTCCCCTCCGCTTCAATTCATCAATCTGTTTCCCCAGCAGATGGATCTGTCTACCTACAGAGTGACTAATTCTCCCCTCCGCTTCAATTCATCAATCTGTTTCCCCAGCAGATGGATCTGTCTACCTACATTATCAACATCCGCTCTCGAGATCGCGGGTTCCCGTCTCCGCCATCCAATTTGTGAACTTGACCCCACTTCAGAAGGGGCGACCGCACGCTTCCTTTCGGGAGCTCTTCTACTCATTCCTTCAGAAACCCGCTCGGTTTCTCTTTCACGTACTACCCTTCGCCTGGCCGTTTCATTCTCAATAAGTTGTGTTCTTCTTTCGTATGCCAAGATGGCATTCCTACTAGCCTCCTCCATCATTCGTTGTAATTCTCCTTGTGTATGTTGGACTATCCTTTCATTCCCCGCCCTCGGGGTCTCCTCAATTGCCCGCCTACCACCTTCCAATCTTTTCATGTTTTAggttttatgttttatctccaaaatcgTTCCCACAGAGGCGCCAAACTGATCCGCCTGGATCACGTTTTGACCTTGATCAATGAGCTCGACCTCCCACGTCACCGATTTAGATCTGTTATCTGGAAACAAAACACAAAGCTAGTCAGGATCGTCCCGACGATGATACTCCGATGCCTAAGTCAGATGCTGAGATCGAAGGTAAAATTCGGCGatctaaaatataagtgtGGAGAAATAGTGTACCTTCTCTCAGTGGGGacttggagtatttatagacAATGGAGGATGGGACCCACTTGCGGGACAGGTGTCAGCTCCACGCTCGCTTCTGCAGTGACTAAGCTGCTTCTTCAATGGACACCTGTCGATGAGTATTGCGGGTCGGATCTGGGTTCCCTAGGCCCGATTTGAGACATCATCAAGCCACAATGCGTCACATGCGATCTCATAACCTCACCCTGCGACCTTGTTCATGTTCTTTATCCCCCTTGACCTGCGATCTTCTATGCGACCAACCAGCAACACCACATTCTAATCTCCCTCTCCTTGTGGCATcttcatcaaatatatttacagtaattattaaaatttcaaattcattaaacttaatgaataaaatcttttcattaataaagtgcttattaaattttaaaataatatgtattcatttatgaagtattttatatttttgctaaaTTAAACTTCTAAATTTTGTCAAGATTATAAGTATCATGTGCAACGCACGTGATTCCTACTAGTAGCGACAAACGGTGAGATGtataaatcaaaagaaaaaccaaagaCACAAATGTAACAGATTCAAAAGCCATGTATGATTCTAACAGAGATAACAAGAATCAATTGACAATCAATGGAGGCCAAAGCACATGAACACAATATTAAAGGATGATGAGGAATGTAACTACTACTGTCTCACCATTGTTAGTCGTAATAATAAATGTCAATAAAAGGtatgtgtttgattttgtgataATCTTCTCCTTCACCATCCACCCCTCCTACCCTCTTCACGAACTCCTctggaataattataatcagtGTTTTTAGAGTATTAATGAATTCCAATCCATCAGGAATCATCTTCAATTTACTACATTTTGCAATAACTAGATGAGAGAGATTGGGCATTAATCCTTTCTCCACTCTCCACTCTACTAAATTCCGCAAATCATTCAAGGAAAGCTCTCTGAGTTGAGGAAATCCAGTTGCCTCACAAACCATCTCTCTGCCCACATATGGATTGCGCCTTAAGCCAAGAACTCTTAACATGGGAAGCTTCTCTAGTATTTTCATTGGGTCTTCCTCAATCCTTGTATCCACAAGCTGCAATTCTATCACATTTTGATATAGTTGAACTTCATAAGTTGGTAATTTGCTCACTCGACAATATGCAATACTCAAGTAATGTAGTGAGTGTCACATCACCAACCCTTTGAGAAGAGTTGAGCCATCTTCCGAATCCATATTAACACCCATGTAAATATTAAGGTTTACATCGCGAAATTGTTCTTGATGATTTAAGATGTGATCAACAATTATTGGCAAACattcttcataaaaaattcttccTTCCAATACTCGGAGCTTCGGCAATTTAAGAAGATGAGTGATGTCATCAACCAAACTATTGAACCCAGTTATCATCTCCAACTCATTCAACCCttccaatttcaatttttcaccTCCAACGCTCTCATCAAGAAATCCCAAAAATAGATGCCTCAAGTGCCTCGttttgtatatgtaattaggtaatctaattgtatttttcacaTTCAATGTCTGCAAACAAGGTAGCTTGCATATAGATGGTGGCAATTCTTCCACACCACTATTTTCGAGACTCAATAGCTTCAACAGCTTCAATTTTTCGATTCCTTTGGNNNNNNNNNNNNNNNNNNNNNNNNNNNNNNNNNNNNNNNNNNNNNNNNNNNNNNNNNNNNNNNNNNNNNNNNNNNNNNNNNNNNNNNNNNNNNNNNNNNNNNNNNNNNNNNNNNNNNNNNNNNNNNNNNNNNNNNNNNNNNNNNNNNNNNNNNNNNNNNNNNNNNNNNNNNNNNNNNNNNNNNNNNNNNNNNNNNNNNNNNNNNNNNNNNNNNNNNNNNNNNNNNNNNNNNNNNNNNNNNNNNNNNNNNNNNNNNNNNNNNNNNNNNNNNNNNNNNNNNNNNNNNNNNNNNNNNNNNNNNNNNNNNNNNNNNNNNNNNNNNNNNNNNNNNNNNNNNNNNNNNNNNNNNNNNNNNNNNNNNNNNNNNNNNNNNNNNNNNNNNNNNNNNNNNNNNNNNNNNNNNNNNNNNNNNNNNNNNNNNNNNNNNNNNNNNNNNNNNNNNNNNNNNNNNNNNNNNNNNNNNNNNNNNCTTCCATATTCTTCCAACAACTTTATTTCAGTTGCAGGTATCTCTGAATACATAATCAATGAATGTcagttaattcaaaatattataaaatttgaatttcttataaatatgtatagtaattaaaacaaatcaaaacaagaGAATTTCGCCCTATActttcaacaaataaaaaatagaaataaaatctgAAAGCATAACTTTATATTGCTGAATCCATTTCTTTGTATGGCTTTCTAAATGTTTGATTCCTTTTAcgttttaaacaaattttgtatcaagaaataaattttaaattgctaTACAACAGCATTTTATACATAAAGATCAACTTGAAATTTacataagaaaattcaaacaatcttGTCATCATGacaactataaaaaaaattagacttaacaaaataatctttttcgctaaatatatactattaatgATATCTTTAGTATCattacacttttttattttgtcactaactagagaaagaagattcaaaatcaataaaataaaacaagaaattttacaaactaACCTTGTGAATAGTTGTTCGGGAATGCTATCTTTTGAAGGAGCTCCCAtccttcatcttcatccaaaCACTTGAGATTGTGGACGTATCCTCTGGAAGCAATGTTTTGATTTCTGATTGTGAGCAAAACTTTGCTATCTGCCTCTGCAATGGGAAAGGTACGCCTTAAGCAATTCCAGTGCTCAACTTCCCAAATGTCATCCAAAACTAGGAGACATTTTCTGTCTCTTTGTACTTGGTACAACTTTCTGACCAATGTATTTTCATCTTGCTCGTCACTTTCATTCGGAAGAAGTTGCTTTAATAGTCGTTGGAAAGTAGTTTTGGGTTGAAATTGCTGACTTACACAAACCCAAGCACGATATTTGAAGCACCGCTCCACGGCCTCCCCATTGTAAATTTTagtagcaagagtggtctttcTCAATCCTCCCATGCTACATATGGAAATCACTCCATTTGATTTGTCATCAGTTGTCAGAACTGATTCCAACTGTTTAATATCCTCCTTCATtcctacaaaatatttttcaacctCATGCCCATACGTTCTTCTTGACCTATCGGTATCATCTACCAATCTTGATGAGTTGTCTCCTACACTCATAGACTCCGACTGTTTGGTGAGGTCGGACATACGAGACTTGATATCTTTAATGTCTTCTTCGATTTGCTGCATTCTTGACCACTCACTCAATATACAAGTGAATCTTTTGAGAACCATTTTAAggctttttccttttcttttggacACCACTTCAATGACATATCTTTCTAGCACATTCTTAGCTTGAATGGACAAATGGCGAAGTTCAGCGATCCAATTCTGGACTGTCTGTGAATTGTACCGATCTTGCCTCCTATCAGCATCCTTCAAGAAACAGTGCATGATGTTGAGCTGCTTACGGACTTCCTCAACCTCACCGCCCACACTCGATAGAAATTTTGCTTCCTCAATCAATATGTCCCGAAGTGTTTCAAGTGCAATTGTTGCAACAGAATCAAccattttactttatatttggGTAATTTTCTGGAGAAATGTGTTGGATCAGTAGCGGCTAATTGCAAAGTGGATGGATGTTATTGATCTTTTTAATTCACCAACTGccttcattttatatatgcgCATACCAATTTCTATCCCTACTTGACACAGATTCTACGCATGCTATGCTACAAATTCTCCTCTTATCTTTTCTTGTAAATTGGAAGTTTTAGATTCTTTCTCCCATATTTCACACTTTCTTGACtctcacttttaatttaagttaaagCAAAAGAATCGGCTACTCATAACACAAGTTAATGGATATTTTGGCACTGCAACTTGTGTGATTGTGAATGTGGcactgcaaaaaaaaaaacctcgaTTTGGAATGGATATTTTGTAACGGGTATGTGAAAAATCCTTCAGACTTCTGTGTTCTTACCTGCTCTCACCTACTCTCTCCTGCTTCTAGCTAGCACCTCTGTATTGGTGGAATGGGGACTCCTTAAAGTTGCCGACTGCAAAAGCATTTGCCAAggattttttcattaatcaagAACGATAGATAATTCATCCATATATATCCTCAACTTAGGAATAGtgagaaaaatcattgttatcatatACCTCTAGTACTCATCCAAATAGACAAACTCCCACATGTTGTAGCATTTAGTCTAATAAACAAACTAGATAAAAGCAAACCAACAACATTAATGTCTATTTGGTTGATCATTGTATTAACTTTCTTCACTCTTCATCAAGTCATCACGAATGCGTATCCACCTCCGTCCTGATGCATCATGGCATCTATAGAATCTCCGTCCTCCATTTCCATCTATGTATAAAGTCAAAAGTagcaatacaaataaaaaaatttcatagttATTACATGTTTACGTTAGCAAAAGCAAGCGATATGCAAGACTTATGNNNNNNNNNNNNNNNNNNNNNNNNNNNNNNNNNNNNNNNNNNNNNNNNNNNNNNNNNNNNNNNNNNNNNNNNNNNNNNNNNNNNNNNNNNNNNNNNNNNNNNNNNNNNNNNNNNNNNNNNNNNNNNNNNNNNNNNNNNNNNNNNNNNNNNNNNNNNNNNNNNNNNNNNNNNNNNNNNNNNNNNNNNNNNNNNNNNNNNNNNNNNNNNNNNNNNNNNNNNNNNNNNNNNNNNNNNNNNNNNNNNNNNNNNNNNNNNNNNNNNNNNNNNNNNNNNNNNNNNNNNNNNNNNNNNNNNNNNNNNNNNNNNNNNNNNNNNNNNNNNNNNNNNNNNNNNNNNNNNNNNNNNNNNNNNNNNNNNNNNNNNNNNNNNNNNNNNNNNNNNNNNNNNNNNNNNNNNNNNNNNNNNNNNNNNNNNNNNNNNNNNNNNNNNNNNNNNNNNNNNNNNNNNNNNNNNNNNNNNTCCTGCaatgacataaaaattaagtagttCAAAGATAACTtgcatcaagaattaattaactacattTGTATTACTGTGAGATATTCTGAATActtatatctattattattaattattaatctgaacttcaaatatataattcatgggTGAATAGAAATTTGCaccctgtgatattataaatgagtaaattagtcttttatagaaaaaaaaagatcggGAGGTACATTGGTGTATTTAAGATTATATAAGGATGTAAATCTAGGTCCTTCTCTAGCGATTCTTGTAAGTTTTTTGCATGCACTTGAACCCTCCTATATGAAGGCATATAAACCTGCTCTGACCAGAAACTTTATCGCTCCTCTAGCAAGGCCCTTAAGTCTTTCTTTGAGTAGGCACCcccaaattatcctctttTGATGAGGCACACATATTTTGCTCCGTGCAAGCACACAACTTCTGTTCATAATAGATATATCTCCattattaacattttcttttagaaaaataaagcccTACACTTGAGTAGACAACCATTAAGCCTTAATCAATGGAGGCACACGAGCCTTCCTCCATAGAGACAAATAAGCCCTACTCCTACAGGAAAGACGTGCTATAATAGCTagcattaaagaaaaaaaaatgccatCTACACTCACAAAAGGCAGTTAATGACACCATCGcaccaatttttgaatatcgCAATTGCACCcctagttaaattaatttaaaaaattatttttaattactccTCTATTTTGTTTACAAAAGTGATTACGCATCATTTTAATACTactacactaatttttttattgtgtcgataataccttaaattttttttttaaatgtgatttgttggttaatatattttgttcttaattatatataatatattttaaaatataaataattatatttatatgcacGCAAGAATGACGTGCCACGACGAATAActagaataatttaaaagatattgataGCTTGTTACAACATTAATACAGATTAATAGTTCAATGAActcaacttctttttttcttggaaaaattataattttcgtTCTATAAGAATGGAAGgtaacacttttggtccacttaaaatttattttagcaaCGAAGGACagcaatttaagaaaaaaaaaaaaagaagc
The Sesamum indicum cultivar Zhongzhi No. 13 unplaced genomic scaffold, S_indicum_v1.0 scaffold00385, whole genome shotgun sequence genome window above contains:
- the LOC105180186 gene encoding putative disease resistance protein At1g50180, whose amino-acid sequence is MVDSVATIALETLRDILIEEAKFLSSVGGEVEEVRKQLNIMHCFLKDADRRQDRYNSQTVQNWIAELRHLSIQAKNVLERYVIEVVSKRKGKSLKMVLKRFTCILSEWSRMQQIEEDIKDIKSRMSDLTKQSESMSVGDNSSRLVDDTDRSRRTYGHEVEKYFVGMKEDIKQLESVLTTDDKSNGVISICSMGGLRKTTLATKIYNGEAVERCFKYRAWVCVSQQFQPKTTFQRLLKQLLPNESDEQDENTLVRKLYQVQRDRKCLLVLDDIWEVEHWNCLRRTFPIAEADSKVLLTIRNQNIASRGYVHNLKCLDEDEGWELLQKIAFPNNYSQELQLVDTRIEEDPMKILEKLPMLRVLGLRRNPYVGREMVCEATGFPQLRELSLNDLRNLVEWRVEKGLMPNLSHLVIAKCSKLKMIPDGLEFINTLKTLIIIIPEEFVKRVGGVDGEGEDYHKIKHIPFIDIYYYD